Proteins encoded in a region of the Podospora pseudopauciseta strain CBS 411.78 chromosome 6, whole genome shotgun sequence genome:
- the BST1 gene encoding GPI inositol deacylase (BUSCO:EOG09262KN8; COG:U; EggNog:ENOG503NVMH), with protein MPSLCPALTTVPTKTKKSLPAPIHAQRFVAVAVAPRQSPFPPASVSLDLELPRTAPHREAQPAITHIPKGRSRPPTDPAGMTRHSSGSSEDGDTLHVEVPHVSSSNQSALRPQAAAQPSTSTSPDSTASHHHQRRSSADPRTSSSISRRSTSINWKPTETRNGSLEKPPSPTRPTTPSPLGLIPTANGSHAKKREMEKAHEAMFAVRHQRWRSPWAIGLLALVASITGIALLLTVVHSSVTRQIDPKGCRMSYLRPSYAKLNEFDTEHTRLASKYSLYMYREQGIDHDTRVRGVPVLFIPGNAGSYKQVRPIASEAANYFHDVLQHDPETYNAGIRSLDFFTVDFNEDITAFHGQTLLDQAEYLNEAIRYILSLYLDPRVSDRNPDLPDPTSVIVLGHSMGGIVARTMLIMPNYQTNSINTIITMSAPHARPPVSFDSQIVKAYKDINDYWRHAYSQQWANNNPLWHVTLVSIAGGGLDTVVPSDYASVESLVPDTHGFTVFTSTIPTVWTSMDHQAILWCDQFRKVLVRTLFDLSDVHRASQTKPRAERMRVFKKRLLTGMETVAEKTAPRSDPTTLLTVEDNSDTIIAQGERLVLRQLGTTGRVRAHLMTIPPPGPPEVKRFTLMTDIKLDQPGENGKLEVMFCSVVPSQPGQTGAGFPSQIDLSKGTAGTTRLACRNAAPDVIPLPGSNKTTTFPFYRDLEKQVLPFYYLEYDLDDIAEQQFIAVVEKATNPTQGFVIAEFSEQSQSHQTAQIGLQRLLTSGLKFTMPAARPMVTETKVPSLQSSLLAYNLRLSSHSCGNKEELFAPMVRQYLVEPFESKYFVNVRDAPISLHGVAPYVPPPLAKRSASEDGLSFQFWTDPTCDSSIEVELEVDFSGSLGKLYMRYRTVFAAFPLLVVALVLRKQFRVYDTTGVFITFTESLDLCLRQSIPLMLASLTMLTVATANPNPAGSASFWHWNKSTSSLVDFHLNDYLIGTQDPMFLFLIPVIGIICVGVCTVFNYITLALTHLLSSLFNLLAFRPAWVRNDERKKQGGAGFLPSSPRRRMITTAVLLFLVSTAIPYQFAYLVACLVQLTTTVRAQRIAQELQSAANSSFYNYVHSILILMLWILPINLPTLVVWIHNLAVHWLTPFTSHHNVLSIMPFIVLVETLTTGKMVPPVTGRMKHLTSILLFGIAIYAAVYGISYAYTLHHLVNLVAFWLVILHSTSDSWPISGLKHLYEGDAEDRKGGKEP; from the exons ATGCCCAGCCTCTGTCCGGCTCTAACTACCGTCCCCAccaaaacgaaaaaaagTCTGCCAGCGCCGATTCATGCCCAGCGTTttgtcgctgtcgctgtcgcgCCCCGTCAAAGTCCGTTCCCTCCCGCCTCCGTCTCCCTTGACCTCGAGCTGCCAAGGACCGCACCGCATCGAGAAGCGCAACCTGCCATAACGCACATCCCCAAAGGCAGGAGTCGTCCGCCAACCGACCCTGCTGGGATGACGAGGCACTCATCAGGATCCTCCGAAGACGGTGACACTCTGCACGTCGAGGTTCCTCATGTCAGTTCGTCCAATCAATCCGCCCTGAGGCCACAGGCCGCCGCACAGCCTTCCACCTCAACTAGCCCAGACAGCACCgccagccatcaccaccaacgtcGCAGCAGCGCTGACCCGCGAACTTCGTCCTCGATCAGTCGGAGGTCAACCAGCATCAATTGGAAGCCTACCGAGACCAGGAATGGCTCACTAGAGAAGCCCCCATCGCCGACGcgcccaacaaccccctctccactCGGCCTGATACCGACCGCGAATGGGTCACATgcaaagaagagagagatggaaaaggcgCACGAGGCCATGTTTGCCGTCCGGCATCAGCGATGGCGAAGCCCGTGGGCAATTGGCCTTCTTGCGCTTGTCGCATCCATCACCGGTATCGCCTTGCTGCTGACGGTGGTTCACTCGTCGGTAACACGACAAATTGATCCAAAGGGCTGTCGAATGTCTTACTTGCGCCCGTCATACGCCAAGCTCAACGAGTTCGACACGGAACACACCCGTCTCGCAAGCAAATATTCGCTGTACATGTATCGCGAACAGGGAATTGACCATGACACAAGG GTACGAGGAGTCCCCGTTCTCTTCATTCCTGGCAATGCCGGGAGCTACAAGCAAGTCCGACCCATTGCCTCTGAGGCAGCAAACTACTTCCACGATGTCCTGCAGCATGACCCCGAGACATACAACGCCGGCATCAGAAGCCTCGACTTCTTCACCGTCGATTTCAATGAAGATATCACGGCGTTCCACGGGCAGACCCTCCTCGACCAGGCCGAATACCTCAATGAGGCGATTCGCTACATCCTCTCGCTCTACCTCGATCCGCGCGTTTCCGACCGAAACCCTGATCTTCCCGACCCGACCTCGGTGATAGTGCTGGGCCACTCTATGGGAGGAATTGTTGCGCGGACAATGCTCATCATGCCCAACTACCAAACGAACTcgatcaacaccatcatcaccatgtcgGCGCCTCACGCCCGGCCGCCTGTGTCCTTTGACAGCCAGATTGTCAAGGCATACAAAGACATCAACGATTATTGGAGGCATGCCTACTCGCAACAGTGGGCCAACAACAATCCCCTCTGGCATGTGACGCTTGTTTCGATCGCGGGCGGAGGACTCGATACCGTGGTCCCTTCGGATTATGCGAGCGTCGAGTCGTTGGTTCCGGACACGCATGGATTCACTGTCTTCACATCGACCATTCCCACAGTATGGACGAGCATGGATCATCAGGCGATTCTGTGGTGCGACCAATTCCGCAAGGTGTTGGTTCGGACGCTATTTGACCTCTCCGATGTGCACAGGGCATCCCAAACGAAACCGAGGGCGGAGAGAATGCGCGTCTTCAAAAAGCGGCTGCTTACCGGCATGGAAACTGTTGCTGAGAAGACGGCGCCTCGATCAGACCCGACGACTTTGCTTACCGTGGAGGACAATTCTGACACCATCATTGCTCAGGGGGAGCGGTTAGTTTTGCGGCAATTGGGAACCACTGGCAGGGTTCGCGCCCACCTCATGACCATCCCACCTCCCGGGCCTCCCGAAGTCAAGCGCTTTACTTTGATGACCGATATCAAGCTCGACCAGCCTGGCGAGAACGGGAAGCTCGAAGTCATGTTTTGCAGCGTTGTCCCATCGCAACCGGGCCAAACCGGGGCAGGATTTCCAAGCCAAATCGACCTTTCCAAAGGTACTGCAGGAACTACCCGGCTGGCTTGCCGAAATGCTGCCCCAGATGTCATTCCACTCCCTGGATCAAACAAGACAACCACCTTTCCATTCTATAGGGACCTAGAGAAGCAGGTTCTGCCCTTCTACTACCTCGAGTACGACCTGGACGACATTGCTGAACAACAGTTCATTGCAGTGGTGGAGAAGGCAACGAATCCCACCCAAGGTTTCGTGATTGCTGAGTTCAGCGAGCAGTCGCAGTCACACCAAACGGCACAGATCGGCCTTCAACGTCTGCTCACCTCGGGCTTGAAGTTCACCATGCCTGCTGCACGACCGATGGTGACGGAAACCAAGGTGCCATCCTTGCAGTCGAGCTTGTTAGCCTACAACTTGCGCCTGAGCAGCCACTCATGTGGCAACAAAGAGGAGCTCTTCGCCCCGATGGTGAGGCAGTATCTGGTGGAGCCGTTTGAGTCGAAGTATTTTGTCAATGTACGCGATGCGCCGATCAGCCTTCACGGTGTTGCTCCCTACGTCCCTCCGCCCCTTGCCAAGAGGTCCGCCAGCGAGGATGGACTGAGCTTTCAGTTTTGGACCGATCCTACTTGCGATTCCAGCATTGAGGTTGAGCTTGAGGTGGATTTCAGTGGTAGTCTCGGCAAGCTGTATATGCGCTACCGTACCGTCTTTGCTGCGTTCCCGCTGCTCGTGGTGGCTCTCGTGTTGCGCAAACAGTTCCGCGTCTACGATACCACGGGTGTGTTCATCACCTTCACAGAAAGCTTGGATCTTTGCCTCAGGCAGTCCATTCCGTTGATGCTTGCATCGCTCACCATGTTGACCGTGGCCACGGCCAACCCGAACCCAGCTGGCAGCGCAAGCTTCTGGCATTGGAACAAGAGCACATCTTCGCTGGTCGATTTCCACCTCAACGACTATCTGATCGGTACTCAGGACCCGATGTTTCTGTTCTTGATTCCCGTGATTGGAATAATATGCGTCGGAGTGTGCACCGTCTTCAACTACATCACACTTGCCCTCACGCACTTGTTGAGCAGCCTCTTCAACCTGTTGGCATTCCGCCCTGCGTGGGTTCGCAATGATGAACGCAAGAAACAAGGAGGCGCCGGGTTTCTGCCGTCATCACCCAGGCGCAGAATGATCACGACAGCCGTCTTGTTATTCCTCGTGTCTACAGCCATCCCGTACCAGTTTGCCTATCTGGTTGCCTGCCTGGTCCAACTGACAACCACAGTACGCGCGCAGCGAATCGCCCAGGAACTCCAGTCAGCAGCCAACTCAAGCTTTTACAACTACGTCCATTCGATTCTCATCCTCATGCTCTGGATCCTTCCCATCAACCTGCCAACGCTCGTGGTCTGGATACACAACCTGGCTGTTCATTGGCTCACGCCCTTCACCTCGCACCACAATGTATTGTCCATCATGCCATTCATCGTCCTTGTGGAGACCTTGACCACGGGCAAGATGGTTCCTCCGGTCACCGGTCGGATGAAGCACCTCACGAGCATTCTGCTGTTCGGCATTGCCATCTATGCTGCCGTGTATGGAATCTCTTACGCCTACACATTACACCACCTGGTCAACCTGGTCGCGTTTTGGCTGGTCATCCTTCACTCCACCTCTGACTCTTGGCCAATATCGGGGTTAAAACACTTGTACGAAGGAGACGCCGAGGACCGCAAGGGCGGTAAAGAGCCATGA